The following proteins are encoded in a genomic region of Streptomyces collinus Tu 365:
- a CDS encoding uracil-DNA glycosylase has protein sequence MTDIAMLPESWRGVLGDELQQPYFKELTEFVEEERAKGPVYPPREEVFAALDATPYEQVKVLVLGQDPYHGAGQGHGLCFSVRPGVRTPPSLRNIYKEMKEELGLPVPDNGYLMPWARQGVLLLNAVLTVREGEANSHKGKGWEKFTDAVIRAVASRPDPAVFVLWGNYAQKKLPLIDESRHVVVKGAHPSPLSAKKFFGSRPFTRINEAVALQGHEAIDWRIPDLG, from the coding sequence GTGACCGACATCGCCATGCTGCCCGAGTCCTGGCGCGGGGTTCTGGGTGACGAACTGCAGCAGCCCTACTTCAAGGAGCTGACCGAGTTCGTCGAGGAGGAGCGGGCGAAGGGCCCCGTCTACCCGCCGCGCGAGGAGGTCTTCGCCGCGCTGGACGCGACGCCGTACGAGCAGGTCAAGGTCCTCGTGCTGGGCCAGGACCCGTACCACGGCGCGGGCCAGGGCCACGGCCTGTGCTTCTCCGTCCGCCCGGGCGTGCGGACGCCGCCCTCGCTGCGGAACATCTACAAGGAGATGAAGGAGGAGCTGGGCCTGCCCGTCCCGGACAACGGCTATCTGATGCCGTGGGCCCGGCAGGGCGTGCTGCTGCTCAACGCGGTCCTCACCGTCCGGGAGGGCGAGGCCAACTCGCACAAGGGCAAGGGCTGGGAGAAGTTCACCGACGCCGTCATCCGCGCGGTGGCCTCGCGGCCCGACCCGGCGGTCTTCGTGCTGTGGGGCAACTACGCGCAGAAGAAGCTCCCGCTGATCGACGAGAGCCGGCACGTCGTGGTCAAGGGCGCGCACCCCTCGCCGCTGTCCGCGAAGAAGTTCTTCGGCTCCCGGCCGTTCACCCGGATCAACGAGGCGGTGGCCCTGCAGGGGCACGAGGCCATCGACTGGCGCATCCCCGACCTGGGCTGA
- a CDS encoding SDR family oxidoreductase, whose translation MTELPEPSGKVALVTGASRGIGYGVAEALVARGDRVCITGRNEDALKEAVERLGADRVIGVAGKAHDLAHQSEAVGCTMDAFGRLDFLVNNAGTNPVFGPIADLDLDVARKVFETNVVSALGLAQKTWHAWQKDNGGAIVNIASIAGLAPSPFIGAYGVSKAAMINLTQQLAHEFAPKVRVNAIAPAVVKTKFAQALYEGRETEAAASYPLGRLGVPADIGGAAAFLTSTQSDWVTGQTLVVDGGLFLNAGVG comes from the coding sequence ATGACTGAACTTCCGGAGCCGTCCGGCAAGGTCGCCCTCGTCACGGGCGCCAGCCGCGGCATCGGCTACGGCGTCGCCGAGGCGCTGGTCGCCCGCGGCGACCGCGTGTGCATCACCGGCCGCAACGAGGACGCGCTGAAGGAGGCCGTCGAACGCCTCGGCGCGGACCGCGTCATCGGCGTCGCCGGCAAGGCCCACGACCTCGCCCACCAGAGCGAGGCCGTCGGGTGCACCATGGATGCCTTCGGCCGGCTCGACTTCCTCGTCAACAACGCGGGGACCAACCCGGTCTTCGGGCCCATCGCCGACCTCGACCTGGACGTCGCCCGCAAGGTCTTCGAGACCAACGTCGTCTCGGCGCTCGGCCTCGCCCAGAAGACCTGGCACGCCTGGCAGAAGGACAACGGCGGCGCGATCGTCAACATCGCCTCGATCGCGGGTCTCGCGCCCTCGCCGTTCATCGGCGCCTACGGCGTCAGCAAGGCCGCGATGATCAACCTGACCCAGCAGCTGGCGCACGAGTTCGCGCCGAAGGTGCGGGTCAACGCCATCGCCCCGGCCGTGGTGAAGACCAAGTTCGCCCAGGCGCTGTACGAGGGCCGCGAGACGGAGGCCGCCGCCTCCTACCCGCTGGGCCGGCTCGGCGTGCCCGCCGACATCGGCGGCGCGGCCGCGTTCCTCACCTCCACCCAGTCCGACTGGGTCACGGGGCAGACGCTCGTCGTGGACGGCGGTCTCTTCCTCAACGCCGGCGTGGGCTGA
- a CDS encoding undecaprenyl-diphosphate phosphatase: protein MSWFESLVLGLVQGLTEFLPVSSSAHLRLTAAFSGWEDPGAAFTAITQIGTEAAVLIYFRTDIGRILSAWFRSLFDKAMRRDHDAQMGWLVIVGSIPIGVLGVTLKDQIEGPFRDLRVTATMLVVVGVVIGVADRLAARDENGGRHRAPKQRKTLENLGVRDGLVFGLCQACALVPGVSRSGATISGGLFMGYRREAAARYSFLLAVPAVLASGVFEVKDSVGGGDVAWGPTLFATGIAFASGYAVIAWFMKWISHKSFMPFVWYRVVLGIVIIALVTAGVLSPHAAESAS from the coding sequence ATGTCTTGGTTCGAATCCCTCGTCCTCGGGCTCGTCCAGGGGCTGACCGAGTTCCTGCCCGTCTCCTCCAGCGCGCACCTGCGGCTCACGGCGGCGTTCTCGGGGTGGGAGGACCCCGGCGCGGCCTTCACCGCGATCACGCAGATAGGCACCGAGGCCGCCGTCCTCATCTACTTCCGCACGGACATCGGACGGATCCTCTCGGCCTGGTTCCGGTCACTGTTCGACAAGGCGATGCGGCGGGACCACGACGCGCAGATGGGCTGGCTGGTGATCGTCGGCTCGATCCCGATCGGCGTGCTGGGCGTGACGCTCAAGGACCAGATCGAGGGGCCGTTCCGCGACCTGCGGGTCACGGCGACGATGCTCGTGGTCGTCGGCGTGGTCATCGGCGTCGCGGACCGACTGGCCGCGCGCGACGAGAACGGCGGCCGGCACCGGGCGCCCAAGCAGCGCAAGACGCTGGAGAACCTGGGCGTCAGGGACGGCCTGGTCTTCGGCCTCTGCCAGGCGTGCGCCCTCGTCCCCGGCGTCTCCCGCTCCGGCGCGACGATCAGCGGCGGCCTCTTCATGGGCTACCGGCGTGAAGCGGCGGCCCGTTACTCCTTCCTGCTCGCCGTCCCGGCCGTCCTCGCGTCCGGCGTCTTCGAGGTGAAGGACTCCGTGGGCGGCGGGGACGTGGCGTGGGGCCCGACCCTGTTCGCCACGGGCATCGCCTTCGCGTCGGGATACGCGGTGATCGCATGGTTCATGAAGTGGATCTCCCACAAGAGCTTCATGCCGTTCGTCTGGTACCGCGTCGTCCTCGGCATCGTCATCATCGCGCTGGTGACGGCGGGCGTCCTCAGCCCGCACGCGGCCGAGTCGGCGAGCTGA
- a CDS encoding ABC transporter substrate-binding protein — protein MFNRNRFLRRVAAIASISLVAGCSLLSNGDPNSKGPIVVGTTSAPSTLDPAGAWDGSWELYRNIFQTLLAYPNGATTPQPDAAESCSFTDNASRTYRCKLRAGMKFADGDALNAQAVQHSIDRIRTINAPGGPAGLLGSLDKVEAVGDLEVVFHLNQSDATFPFVLATPAMSIVDPDDYPSDSLRKDGTVFGSGPYKLESYEEEKQAVLVRNDRYRGFADRQNDAVTIRYFHDSSSMVKALRDKQIDVTYRGLAADDIIDLQRQGNSDLQLFDGAGTDISYLVFNPKDSWAKQPAVRKAVAQVVDRGAIAHKVYKDTVDPLYSMVPKGLTAHTTSFFDDFGDPSVAKARRILSDAGITQRVPLTFWYTTDRYGSETGVMFQELKRQLEASGLFSITLKSRPWKTYVVGYQKGEYPVFGRGWFPDFPDADNFIAPFVGDHNALGTPYPSKQITSVLLPRSRAQSNRAKVVKDLEAAQQLMVNDARLIPLWQGRQYVAASDDISGGEQALDPSTIMMMWALHRKTSW, from the coding sequence GTGTTCAACCGGAACCGATTCCTGCGGAGAGTCGCGGCGATCGCGTCCATATCCCTGGTGGCCGGCTGCAGTCTGCTGTCCAACGGCGATCCCAACAGCAAAGGCCCGATCGTCGTGGGAACCACCAGCGCGCCGAGCACGCTGGACCCGGCCGGGGCCTGGGACGGGTCCTGGGAGCTGTACCGGAACATCTTCCAGACGCTCCTCGCCTACCCGAACGGTGCCACCACCCCGCAGCCGGACGCGGCCGAGAGCTGCTCGTTCACCGACAACGCCAGCCGCACCTACCGCTGCAAGCTGCGCGCGGGCATGAAGTTCGCCGACGGCGACGCGCTGAACGCCCAGGCCGTCCAGCACTCCATCGACCGCATCCGCACCATCAACGCGCCCGGCGGCCCCGCGGGACTCCTCGGCAGCCTGGACAAGGTCGAGGCGGTCGGCGACCTCGAGGTGGTCTTCCACCTCAACCAGTCCGACGCCACCTTCCCGTTCGTGCTGGCCACTCCGGCCATGTCGATCGTCGACCCCGACGACTACCCCTCCGACTCCCTGCGCAAGGACGGCACGGTCTTCGGTTCCGGGCCCTACAAGCTGGAGTCCTACGAGGAGGAGAAGCAGGCCGTCCTGGTCCGCAACGACCGGTACCGCGGCTTCGCCGACCGGCAGAACGACGCGGTGACGATCCGCTACTTCCACGACTCGTCCAGCATGGTCAAGGCGCTGCGCGACAAGCAGATCGACGTCACCTACCGAGGTCTGGCCGCCGACGACATCATCGATCTCCAGCGACAGGGCAATTCGGACCTCCAGCTCTTCGACGGCGCGGGCACCGACATCAGCTACCTGGTGTTCAACCCGAAGGACTCCTGGGCCAAGCAGCCCGCCGTCCGCAAGGCCGTCGCCCAGGTCGTCGACCGCGGAGCGATCGCGCACAAGGTCTACAAGGACACCGTGGACCCGCTCTACTCCATGGTCCCCAAGGGTCTGACCGCGCACACCACGTCGTTCTTCGACGACTTCGGCGACCCGAGCGTCGCCAAGGCCCGCCGGATCCTGTCCGACGCGGGCATCACCCAGCGCGTGCCGCTCACGTTCTGGTACACCACCGACCGCTACGGCTCCGAGACGGGCGTGATGTTCCAGGAGCTGAAGCGGCAGCTGGAGGCCTCCGGCCTGTTCAGCATCACCCTCAAGAGCCGCCCCTGGAAGACCTACGTGGTCGGCTACCAGAAGGGCGAGTACCCGGTGTTCGGCCGCGGCTGGTTCCCGGACTTCCCCGACGCCGACAACTTCATCGCCCCGTTCGTCGGCGACCACAACGCCCTCGGCACGCCCTACCCGTCCAAGCAGATCACCTCGGTGCTGCTGCCCCGTTCGCGCGCCCAGAGCAACCGCGCCAAGGTGGTGAAGGACCTGGAGGCGGCCCAGCAGCTCATGGTGAACGACGCCCGGCTGATCCCGCTGTGGCAGGGCCGGCAGTACGTGGCGGCCAGCGACGACATCTCCGGTGGTGAGCAGGCCCTCGACCCGTCGACGATCATGATGATGTGGGCGCTGCACCGCAAGACGAGCTGGTGA
- the lnt gene encoding apolipoprotein N-acyltransferase: MRTIDRWLTSPWRRSCAVAVAGALPVLAFPAPSLWWFAYVALVPWILLARSAPTGRRAAYDGWCGGFGYMIAMHHWLLPSLHVFIFLIAGLLSALWMPWGWLTRRYLGGTPSPGRAAAALLVLPSAWLAVELVRSWQGLGGPWGMLGSSQWQVGPALRLASVGGVWLLSFLVVAVNVTVAVLVSVREARVPAVASLVATAAATSAAWVWAPRPDVDGGVRIAVVQPGVVDGHASAEKRFDREERLTRRLAGQDVDLVVWGESSVGFDLGQRPDLARRIAALSRETGADVLVNVDARRADRPGIYKSSVLVGPDGPTGQRYDKMRLIPFGEYIPARSVLGWATSVGKAAGEDRRRGTEQVVMHVGHGLRVGPLVCFETAFPDMSRHLAEDGADVLLGQSSTSTFQHSWAPEQHASLAALRAAETGRPMVHSTLTGVSAVYGPDGRRLGPWLGIGASTARVYDVPLAHGVTPYVRYGDWPVHGALLVLAGLGATEGIRALRQRRSGAEPLVPPARTAHGSPARPGR; encoded by the coding sequence ATGAGGACGATCGACCGCTGGCTCACCTCCCCGTGGCGGCGCTCGTGCGCCGTCGCCGTCGCGGGCGCGCTGCCCGTGCTCGCCTTCCCCGCGCCGTCGCTGTGGTGGTTCGCGTACGTGGCGCTGGTGCCCTGGATCCTGCTGGCGCGCTCGGCGCCGACCGGGCGGCGTGCGGCGTACGACGGCTGGTGCGGCGGCTTCGGCTACATGATCGCCATGCACCACTGGCTGCTGCCCAGCCTGCACGTGTTCATCTTCCTGATCGCCGGGCTGCTGAGTGCGCTGTGGATGCCCTGGGGCTGGCTGACCCGCCGGTATCTCGGCGGGACGCCGTCGCCGGGGCGGGCCGCGGCCGCGCTGCTGGTGCTGCCGTCGGCGTGGCTGGCGGTGGAACTGGTCCGCTCCTGGCAGGGCCTCGGCGGGCCCTGGGGCATGCTCGGCTCCAGCCAGTGGCAGGTCGGCCCGGCGCTGCGGCTGGCGTCGGTGGGCGGGGTGTGGCTGCTCAGCTTCCTGGTGGTGGCGGTGAACGTCACGGTCGCGGTGCTGGTGTCGGTGCGGGAGGCCCGGGTGCCCGCGGTGGCCTCCCTGGTGGCCACGGCGGCGGCGACCTCGGCCGCCTGGGTGTGGGCGCCGCGCCCGGACGTCGACGGCGGGGTGCGGATCGCCGTGGTGCAGCCGGGCGTGGTGGACGGGCACGCCAGCGCCGAGAAGCGGTTCGACCGGGAGGAGCGGCTGACCCGGCGGCTGGCCGGGCAGGACGTCGACCTGGTGGTCTGGGGCGAGTCCAGCGTCGGCTTCGACCTGGGGCAGCGGCCCGACCTGGCCCGGCGGATCGCCGCGCTGTCCCGGGAGACGGGCGCCGACGTGCTGGTGAACGTGGACGCCCGGCGGGCCGACCGGCCCGGCATCTACAAGAGTTCGGTGCTCGTCGGCCCCGACGGCCCGACCGGCCAGCGCTACGACAAGATGCGGCTGATCCCGTTCGGCGAGTACATACCCGCCCGCTCCGTGCTCGGCTGGGCCACCTCGGTCGGCAAGGCGGCCGGCGAGGACCGGCGGCGCGGCACCGAGCAGGTCGTGATGCACGTCGGGCACGGACTGCGGGTCGGCCCGCTGGTGTGCTTCGAGACCGCGTTCCCCGACATGAGCCGCCATCTCGCCGAGGACGGCGCGGACGTGCTCCTCGGCCAGTCCTCCACCTCGACCTTCCAGCACAGCTGGGCCCCCGAGCAGCACGCGTCGCTGGCCGCGCTGCGCGCCGCCGAGACCGGCCGTCCGATGGTGCATTCGACCCTGACCGGCGTGTCCGCCGTCTACGGCCCGGACGGCCGGCGCCTCGGCCCGTGGCTCGGCATCGGCGCGAGCACCGCCCGCGTGTACGACGTCCCGCTCGCACACGGCGTCACGCCGTACGTCCGCTACGGCGACTGGCCCGTGCACGGAGCGCTGCTGGTGCTGGCCGGGCTGGGCGCGACCGAGGGGATCCGGGCGCTCAGGCAGCGCCGGAGCGGTGCGGAACCGCTCGTACCACCCGCTCGCACAGCTCATGGGTCGCCAGCGCGTCCCGGGCGCTGA
- a CDS encoding Gfo/Idh/MocA family protein, translating to MKVGCIGLGDIAQKAYLPVLATQPGIDLHLQTRTPATLERVADTLHLPAGQRHTSLDALLDAGLDAAFVHAPTAVHPEIVTRLLQAGVPTYVDKPLAYELADSERLVTLAEERGVTLFVGFNRRHAPGYTQCLEHPRELILMQKNRVGLPEEPRSMILDDFIHVVDTLRFLVPGPVDDVTVRARTEGGLLHHVVLQLAGDGFTALGVMNRLSGSAEEILEVSGQDTKRQVLNLAEVVDHKGQPTLRRRGDWVPVARQRGIEQAVLAFLDAVRAGKVLSARDALATHELCERVVRAVPHRSGAA from the coding sequence GTGAAGGTCGGCTGCATCGGACTCGGGGACATCGCGCAGAAGGCCTATCTGCCGGTGCTGGCCACCCAGCCGGGGATCGACCTGCACCTCCAGACCCGGACGCCCGCCACGCTGGAGCGGGTCGCGGACACGCTGCACCTGCCCGCGGGGCAGCGGCACACGAGCCTGGACGCGCTGCTGGACGCCGGTCTCGACGCCGCCTTCGTGCACGCGCCCACCGCCGTCCACCCGGAGATCGTCACGCGGCTGCTTCAGGCGGGCGTACCCACGTACGTCGACAAGCCGCTCGCCTACGAACTCGCCGACTCCGAGCGTCTGGTGACCCTGGCCGAGGAGCGCGGGGTGACGCTGTTCGTCGGCTTCAACCGCCGCCACGCCCCCGGCTACACGCAGTGCCTGGAGCACCCGCGCGAGCTGATCCTCATGCAGAAGAACCGGGTCGGGCTGCCCGAGGAGCCCCGCTCGATGATCCTCGACGACTTCATCCACGTCGTCGACACCCTGCGGTTCCTGGTGCCCGGCCCCGTCGACGACGTCACCGTGCGCGCCCGCACCGAGGGCGGCCTGCTGCACCACGTCGTGCTCCAGCTCGCCGGGGACGGCTTCACCGCGCTCGGGGTCATGAACCGGCTCAGCGGTTCCGCCGAGGAGATCCTGGAGGTCTCCGGGCAGGACACCAAGCGCCAGGTGCTCAACCTCGCCGAGGTCGTCGACCACAAGGGGCAGCCGACGCTGCGCCGGCGCGGCGACTGGGTGCCCGTGGCCCGGCAGCGCGGCATCGAGCAGGCGGTCCTCGCCTTCCTCGACGCCGTCCGCGCGGGCAAGGTGCTCAGCGCCCGGGACGCGCTGGCGACCCATGAGCTGTGCGAGCGGGTGGTACGAGCGGTTCCGCACCGCTCCGGCGCTGCCTGA
- a CDS encoding restriction endonuclease yields the protein MSRRSGGMVGVWAEMQRQQQRQVEADARRRRQEAQQARAYERRAAQSHREYMQAEALRRTEELDAQVASLQGLLAAGCRAPAFRASSLTRPEEVQPFAPGPLAQPVPMPNAEHYQAQSGWTAGRRGQAQAEARARFEHDWYAAQAAETRRQQQLAAYQREYQQWADAQLAEVRRHNASVGELTEGVRRRDPDAVVEYFSAALYASTAWPEDFPRQVAAAYDAAAGGLVLDWELPAFDVVPEAKSVRYVYGVDQHKETARPVTQRRALYREVLAQCLLLVLHELFAADEPGALESVTVNGFVDGHDPTTGRPDHIVLATVMAPRATFRGLHLAQVDACSCLADALHGQLSARPDQLTPVRPNRRPQQVGNRVVAHGGDEEPDLYEMDPIAFENLVAELFRAMGMQAVTTQRSNDGGVDVDALDPAPIRGGKIVVQVKRYRNTVPPTAVRDLYGTVQDAGANKGVLVTTSRFGPGSHTFANGKPLELISGPELVDLLHRHGLRGCLGEGARRSGARTPAPTATVPDLRLPDDYNVLGMSWTGSVALDVCALVCRGNRVLSDEHFVFYNNPRTPDGSVRAVPARGPDKAAICVSFDALPDEADRFVLVAAIDPEADPHADLAGFTDACIRLLDPGLNELGTLAVSDGRPQETALVLGSFRRRSNGDWDFVLGGKGYPGGLEELVNDYGIEVE from the coding sequence ATGAGTCGTCGTTCTGGTGGCATGGTCGGCGTCTGGGCTGAGATGCAGAGGCAGCAGCAGCGCCAGGTGGAGGCCGACGCCAGGCGACGCAGACAAGAGGCGCAGCAGGCCCGTGCCTACGAACGGCGGGCCGCCCAGAGCCACCGCGAGTACATGCAGGCGGAGGCGCTGCGCCGCACGGAGGAACTGGACGCGCAGGTCGCGTCGTTGCAGGGGCTCCTCGCCGCGGGCTGCCGTGCACCCGCCTTCCGGGCGTCCTCCCTCACGCGCCCCGAAGAGGTGCAGCCGTTCGCCCCGGGACCGCTGGCGCAGCCCGTGCCGATGCCGAACGCCGAGCACTACCAGGCGCAGAGCGGCTGGACCGCCGGCCGCCGGGGCCAGGCGCAGGCCGAGGCCCGGGCGCGCTTCGAGCACGACTGGTACGCCGCCCAGGCCGCGGAGACGCGGCGGCAGCAGCAACTGGCCGCCTACCAGCGCGAGTACCAGCAGTGGGCCGACGCCCAGCTGGCCGAGGTGCGCCGGCACAACGCCTCCGTCGGTGAGCTGACCGAGGGCGTGCGGCGCCGCGACCCGGACGCCGTGGTCGAGTACTTCTCCGCCGCCCTCTACGCCTCGACCGCGTGGCCGGAGGACTTCCCCCGCCAGGTGGCGGCGGCCTACGACGCGGCGGCCGGAGGGCTGGTGCTGGACTGGGAGCTGCCCGCCTTCGACGTCGTCCCCGAGGCCAAGTCCGTGCGCTACGTGTACGGGGTGGACCAGCACAAGGAGACGGCCCGGCCGGTGACCCAGCGCAGGGCCCTGTACCGGGAGGTCCTCGCCCAGTGCCTGCTGCTCGTGCTGCACGAGCTCTTCGCCGCGGACGAACCGGGCGCGCTGGAGTCGGTGACGGTGAACGGGTTCGTGGACGGGCACGACCCGACGACGGGCCGCCCCGACCACATCGTCCTGGCGACCGTGATGGCCCCGCGCGCCACGTTCCGCGGCCTGCACCTGGCCCAGGTGGACGCCTGCAGCTGCCTGGCCGACGCGCTGCACGGGCAGCTCTCGGCCCGTCCCGACCAGCTCACGCCGGTCCGGCCGAACCGCCGTCCGCAGCAGGTCGGAAACCGCGTCGTCGCGCACGGCGGCGACGAGGAACCCGACCTGTACGAGATGGACCCGATCGCCTTCGAGAACCTCGTCGCCGAGCTCTTCCGGGCCATGGGCATGCAGGCCGTCACCACCCAGCGCTCGAACGACGGCGGGGTGGACGTCGACGCTCTCGATCCCGCGCCGATCCGGGGCGGCAAGATCGTCGTCCAGGTGAAGCGCTACCGCAACACCGTGCCGCCCACCGCCGTGCGCGACCTGTACGGGACCGTGCAGGACGCCGGCGCCAACAAGGGCGTCCTCGTGACGACGTCCCGGTTCGGCCCCGGCTCGCACACCTTCGCCAACGGCAAGCCGCTGGAACTGATCTCGGGTCCGGAACTCGTCGACCTGCTGCACCGCCACGGGCTCCGTGGCTGCCTCGGCGAGGGCGCCCGCCGCTCCGGGGCGCGGACCCCGGCGCCGACCGCCACGGTGCCGGACCTCCGGCTGCCCGACGACTACAACGTCCTCGGCATGTCGTGGACGGGAAGCGTCGCCCTGGACGTGTGCGCCCTCGTCTGCCGCGGGAACCGGGTCCTCAGCGACGAGCACTTCGTCTTCTACAACAACCCGCGGACCCCGGACGGCAGCGTGCGCGCCGTGCCCGCCCGCGGCCCCGACAAGGCGGCGATCTGCGTCTCCTTCGACGCGCTGCCGGACGAGGCCGACCGCTTCGTCCTCGTGGCGGCCATCGACCCCGAGGCCGATCCGCACGCCGACCTCGCCGGCTTCACGGACGCGTGCATCCGGCTCCTCGATCCCGGGCTGAACGAACTCGGCACACTCGCGGTCTCCGACGGCCGGCCCCAGGAGACCGCCCTGGTGCTCGGCTCCTTCCGCCGCCGGTCGAACGGCGACTGGGACTTCGTCCTCGGCGGCAAGGGCTATCCGGGCGGCCTGGAGGAACTCGTCAACGACTACGGAATCGAGGTCGAGTAA
- a CDS encoding nuclear transport factor 2 family protein produces the protein MTQRMELATVMDRLAVDEVVTEYAVAVDDGDWAAYRELFTADGRADYRSAGGIEGEAGQVAGWLAGSLEPFAMRQHLIVNRQVRFGILEHDTGDTAQVRADYLNPMRFAGDGGSGAPDLVCGGRYAFGLLRTAEGWRLRRVAVEERWRRMPERGPAAVPG, from the coding sequence ATGACGCAGCGCATGGAGCTCGCCACCGTGATGGACCGGCTGGCCGTGGACGAGGTGGTCACCGAGTACGCGGTGGCCGTGGACGACGGTGACTGGGCGGCCTACCGAGAGCTGTTCACGGCGGACGGGCGGGCCGACTACCGGTCCGCCGGCGGCATCGAGGGGGAGGCCGGCCAGGTGGCCGGATGGCTCGCGGGGAGCCTGGAGCCGTTCGCGATGCGGCAGCACCTGATCGTCAACCGGCAGGTGCGGTTCGGGATTCTGGAGCACGACACCGGGGACACGGCCCAGGTGCGTGCCGACTACCTCAACCCGATGCGGTTCGCCGGCGACGGCGGCTCCGGCGCGCCCGATCTGGTGTGCGGCGGCCGGTACGCGTTCGGGCTGCTGCGCACCGCTGAGGGCTGGCGGCTGCGGCGGGTCGCGGTGGAGGAGAGGTGGCGCCGGATGCCGGAGCGCGGCCCGGCGGCCGTGCCCGGGTGA